The stretch of DNA GAGGAATTTTGTTATTAAAATTGCACCCAACCACATTGTAGAGGTTATGAAATACCGATAATTACATAAGAAATCTATATACAAGCTTTTAGTTCTTTTATCTGTGGCGTAGAAACTGCAACCAGACATGACTAAATGCCGCAGCCCTGAAATGTTGAGAACATTGAAGTCCAAACATGAGTTTCCAAGAATGAACTTTATATCAGATCGGGGAAGAGATCTTCGAAACTTTCTTCCCATGTGGTTCCAGGGACGAGCATTTGGTCATCTTGGTGTTCTTTGCCTTGGACGAGAAGCTTGTCCGACAAGATGTCAGTGCAAGTGTCAGTGGGATGAGTGACAACTTTAAGCAGGTGGTCATCAAGGGGGTTGGTGTGGATGGTAGCGCCCTCAAATGCCTCCTTGAGGATATCCCTCTCAAAATATAAATCTAGGTCTTGGCAGGACTCCATAACCTTTGTTTGAGCCCCGACCAAGTCCTCTTCTTTAATGGCAAGATCGGTTTCTTGGTTCGTGTTGTCTGCAGTGGCAATTGTGACAAAGATGTCGTCGACGTTCCCGATGGGGGCCACTTGGCCGACTGACTTGAGGTGAGTGGATGTTTGGATGAGGCCTGATTGATCAAGTGTGGAGTGGTGGCGACGGCTAAGAGCGTCCAGAGGAGACATACAGCCGTGGTCACGGCTGTCTGTTTCGGGTCCACTGCCGTATCTTGACCCTGTCCTTTCGGCAGAAGTGCATTCGCAAGCTCAGCTGGCTCACTGGGTCGAGATACGACAATGGTCTGGTCGCTTTGGCTGTCAAAGGTTGTGGGGAGGGGGGATCGGGGCATTGATTCGGGGGAGGGAGGCAGTTCATCCTTAAATCCATCCACACTCAAGCGAGTGGGCGAAGAGCCCCGTAGGGCGTTGTTTTCTGACATCAGTTGCTCATTGAGACGGCTCAGGCGACGGTTATCAGCCTCAAGCTGGTCCTTCTCTTCCTGCAATTTGTTGATTCGGTCTtccatttcgtccattttgaCTCGCTTTTTGTCGCGGGCATTTTGGGCGGCCACACGGTTTTTCAGTTTTCGACGCATCATCTTTTCTTCCGGACTGAGATGGTCCAAGTTGGCTCGTTTTCTCACAGGGCAATTGCTGTCCTCGTCATCATAAATGCTGTTACTGTCGGAGAGGTCGGGTGAACTTGATGTAAGTGGTCTTTTGATACCAATTTGTGGGATTTGAATGCCGGGGGTGCTCGAGGTGATCTTGGGAGACATGGTGGGAGATTTGGGTGATAGTTTGATGACTGACTTCTTATTGGCGTTGTTTCCAATTGTCCCACTAAAGATGTTATTGATTCCCGTTTGTTGGAGCAGACTTTGTGGGATCACAATGAACTGCTGTCCTCCGGATGACCCCTTTAGAACTGATGTGCCAAGTGTAGAGTTGGCAGGTGCTAAAGCCATCGGAGTCATCCGGGCCTGCTGTGGTGGAGGTGAAATTACAATTTCTACCATGGTTCTTGGTCAGTATATACAGGTAGCAATCCTGTACAAAGCAGAATAACTCCGGAGTTTGTCGAATCAATCCTCACTAGTATATCCCGTGAAGCTGGAAGAAGCGCTTCTCTAAATATGGATGCTGCGATGGATGAGTATCTGGCTGCTTTCAACGCTATTGTGGAACTGATGTAGACCTTTGAATCTGCTTCAGCAATATCCAAAGTTTTCTGATGAAAGAGCTGAAGGTCTGTCCTTGTTTCCCACTACATTGATTGTTGCTTGCTGGCCTCAGTTATCAAGTGACTTCGCCAGGTTGCCGTCGTTGAACACTTGTAGTACATTTGACACCCAGTCCTGCTCTCTCTAGAACGTCTAGATTGCTGTGTTGGCGCATTCTGATTGGTCCACTTGGCTGTGACGTCAGTTCGTTTCTGATGTAACTTAGGAACGAGAAGAGTCTAGATACAAGGAAAGGCACTGAAACTGCTGCAATTGAATCTTAAATAATGATTACGAAAGGTGAGGAGGGCCCTGTCAAATATTAagaaaatatataaatatttttcatattgcTTCCTCGACCATTAAGGTATGCAGGTCCTTTGAACGAAATTAGCTCTGAGGTGGATTTATTGCGACTATAATTTACTGAATGTTAACTAGAAACTATGCATATGTTATCCAATACTAATGTGAGGAGAATGGCCCTCAGATGAATTAACTAGATGCGAGTTCTTCTCGGAATTGGCTAGGGCAATCTTCTCTGCGGTTAAGGAAGTGAATTTGTCTGTGATGATTCGTGAATTTGTGTGAATCAATTCCATGGGCATTGATTCCGAACCTCTCATGGTTCTCTCTCCCGAGCCCgaaaaatacttgaaatttCCCGTGGAATCCACGGAAagcattttcttctcttccaaACTGGGCCGATCTCCCCcagtgaatttgaatttgcaaataCTGACCTAAAAAAGAGAGAATCTCGTTTGTGTAAAAAGGTGTATCAATGTCATGAAATTCAGCTTGTCCGCTAGTCCCAGCATTGATACCTGAACGATTGTTCTAGAGGCTGTAGCCTGTActataatttgaattttatttatattatattattacatttatttgaTAAGCAAAGTTCGGATAAAGAGGGATTGTCAAGTTGTCAATCGCTATCTTTTTGTTCACCATTTTAACTTCTGGAGATTTTTTCAACTTGGCaacatcttttttgttttcttctgtATTCTGTAAATTGAGTTTTTGAGCAGAAGcaaagttgaaaagaaaaagattaaaaattgtcttttaattacaattggaaattgattcattgatCTTGTCTGTTCATTTTCTACGCACGCTTGCGAAAATAGGAATTTTCCCGAAAGAAAGGGGAAGAGATTCAGGTTTGAACTATGGAAGATCTACGAAAAGCCTGCATGTATTTCTTGTAGTAATTTCACTGTTGAAAAATCATCAGTTGTAAAAGATATTAAGACAATCTTTATTAGCCTTGATGAATATTAATCTTGATCAGTTGTAGAAATCCGGCTTTAAGAGgtatgatttcaaatttcatgtaaTGGACATGTTTTCCAAGGTTTAATTTTAACaaggaatgaaaaagatttGGGAATTGAAACCAATACGCTGCTAGGTATGTAAGGTCTAAAGATGCGTAGGTACTGAATATTGTCATATCTGAAGATTGAAACAAGCTACCCCGtgatttttaaagcaaaattagAAAACACTTACTTGTCATTACTTTggatattgaaatatttttcaagaacGGGCGAACTCGAAATATTCTTTGCGGCTTTTAATTGATTTTCGTGAGTTCTTCTGTTCTTCTGTTCCTAAATTGACTGCAGTGTTTTGGATATAAACAGCGATTGTGGCATTGGCAGACCCTTGGTTGCAAAAAACATCAAAGCAACACACCATTCCTAAATATTACTGCACGTGTTTCAAGGGCAATTTAGTAATgagatttgtcttttttaaagtAATATTTGCTACTAGGTCGAAGAGGGTTTGTTAAGAACAAGTTGAAGGATCAGCTCTCCGAGTAGAGTAAAAGCCAGCAAATGAATCTGCAAATTTGCTGATTTTAAGCTCAAAGAGGGGTTTAATTtgatatttgccattttttaaattgtttcaaaatgttcaTATTTGACCATTTCTGtaaaaaatacccaaaatttGACCAACTAAGGTGAAATATCTATGGCAAAATAAGCCTAGTTTAAGAAGGCTATTATGGACCGTCTATCCAGAATTAAGTaattggtttttgtttcccacttttatgattttatttttatctttgtttGCCGATCTAGTTTTGGGTTTATTTGCCGATTTACTTGTCAATTTTATGCTTATTTTCTGTCGGCTTTGTTcttatttgatgattttggaaaaCTAATCTGCCATTTTTAGGGCTTACATGCCTAGTGCATTTGCCAGAAATCCGCACCTTTGGATGTGATATGAAGCTAAGAATAATAGTTATTCTTATGCTTACAACTTGGATCAAGTAGGATTACGAACGAATACAACTTGAAAGACAGATTAACAGACagattttcatttctggtaggaagcaattggttaaggttgagggatcccttagtgacatacatgatgtcaagtcaggtgttccccagggttcgatcttagggcccctcttgtttataatattcgttgccccgcttcaaaagcttagtatcactgccagtctctcttcttatgctgacgatacaaagttagtttctggtaggaatggccaagattccagtagccttgcaaaggacttaaatcgaatctactcttgggtaactgagagtaatatggccctgaacggaatgaaattccgctcaatgacatttgggtcaactcctttaaatactccactcgtagataatggaggtaaagatattgagcaggtctcatatATGAAAGAtgtaggtgtagtcctccaaaataatggaaagttcgatgagcatatccagttgaaggtgggtaaggcttttcaaatgtgtggttggatatatcgcacgtttaattacagagatagcatcacgatgctaactctgtacaagtcaattttccagccacatcttgaatatgcctcacccatttgggctccaatgagttcaggaggtttgtaaaaggtcaaacaagtccaaagatgtttcactaggaacatcacaggattgagagagctctcatattgggagaggctaaaaaagttggaactgtacaatgttcagagaaggtacgaaaattatctgatattgtacgtcttcaaaagtatccatgagctttgtcccaacccaagatttagggtcaattgtagtgaccgtagaggcttaatgtagagttttgagagctcctttaagcctttgagaatccgggctagttcgaacaatgaagtccacttgtcttctttctcgggctccttcatcgttcaatttgcttccctctgatatccgtagggaatacgtaggccttgttgatccggtagcatctttcaagtcagacttggacaaatttttagatagcataccagatcaaccctacattcaaggactagctcggtctgccaactcaaattcgttggtagaccaaatatcatgtaaagtttagaaggtgaaaaaaagacaaaatttggcatttcatGTTAATAGTTCTTTGGATTATTACATTCTCTGTagcgattagaaaagcccgtgaaaaaccaaaccaaaaaaaaaaaagtaatcgAGAGTACCTAAAGGCTGTATTATCACCAAACCTAGAAATTAATGGAAAATTATTTCTTTCGTTTGGATCCCCCCCTCTTTTTTAGGCTTGCATCTCttggattgaaaagaattaaaaaaaaggatttaaaGACTCGACTAACTTCCGTTTCAGCGAATAAGTTTCCTTCATTATTACTGAAATATGTATTAGGCTCAAAAATGGCTTgcaacaacattttcaaattttgcggTCTCTGAAACTTGCTATGGATTCTTTGATCGAGTGAAACAAAAACCGAATAGTTCATTATCAActaaaaggaaaagaaatagtTTTCACTTGCTTTCGAGGATAAtagattgatttgttttgctttgctAGTGTGTACCTCTTGTGATCCATCCGAAGTGGTTGGTCGgactttcttcttcttcactcGTGGTGGAGCAGATGAGCTTTGGGGGCAATGGGGCTCGAGTGGGACCCCAGCCTCTCTGAATACCCGATTTGGTTTGTATCGCATAACACTTTGCATTGACTGCATTGCCTCGAGGTGTGAAAACTCTTTGGAATTGATTGGAGTGATTGAAAGCGCTTGAGACGACGGCAACGAGGAGGGGGAAGTAGTGCCAGGTAGGGATCGCAAATGTCCCAAGGGAGGAAAATGATGAGGCAGTAATCCCGGAAGGCCCAGATGAAGAGCAGAGGGGTGGACGAACACAGCTGAACGAGGCTCAAAAACATAGCCCGGTGGAGCTCCCAAACTCTCAAAATCCATGGGACTCAGAACGGGGGGCATCATCATGGGCAGAGGGCTCTGGCGATCCTCAAAAATCATTTGTTCAGGATCGACATCCACCTCCAAGATTTCTGGCGGGGTTTGAGATTTGGCTCTGCCAGTTTTGCGAAGGTCCAATGCCTCCTCCCTTGAAATTGTCGTCCTGTCATTTGCAGACGGTCTTGTCACCAGGGTTGGCGTTATGGTGACCTCACTAAGCTGTGGCAGGGGTACAATTGGGCGGAAGGCTTTTGGGGAGCTTCTACTTGATACAAAGTGGCAAATTTCATCTTTGGCGGGCTTGCGGCCTCTTCTCTTATGACCAGCAGATTTGGATCCAGATTCATTGGATCTGCTGAGAGGTTTTGTGATTCGCTCCTCACGCTTTTCGTGAAAGCTCATGATATTTTGAAGTAAACTCGCCGCGGGAAGATTGGACTGAGAAGAGGCAACCGAAGCAGACGATGGAACGAGTTTGATCTCTACTCCGCTCAATCCCGGAACGGACACTGGAATTCTATGTCGGTCACTTAGTAACACTGGGTTTCTGCTGTTCTGCTGTCTTTGTTGATCAATATGGTGTGAAAAACTCTGGATTTCTTGCTGTTCTTGCTCCAGTCTCTTCCTTTGTTGTTTTAACCGGATCCGATTCTGAAGAACTTTCTGAACCTCGCTGAGCCTCTCATTGGGTTTGACTTGTGTGAACTTTGGGATAGAATGGACCAAGGatccattgcttttttttcgaCCCGAGCCCcgacattcatttttcatcaggAGTCGACTGGTAGTGACCTCCTCAGGCTCAGGCTTAGCCTCACGGTCTTCGAGTTCGAATCCCGGCTTCCGTCTTAGTTTGGGCATGGGCGGCAAGAGAGTTGGTCGATCCCTGTTTGTGAAATGCGGATTAGTCGCCATGCTTGACCTAGAATAAGGTTAAAAGTGATTCGTTACAACCTTTGCGACTCACCCCACTCTgtcaaaaaattgattcaaacaTTCGTCAAATCCATTGACAGCTGTACACTTTGCTACTTGATTCAGATTCTGGTATTTTTCAGCACTTCTTGTTTTGCCTCTCACCTCTCCATTTGGAGTAATTGTGTCGAGAGGAATTCTGCTCCCGAAAACGACCAGATCAAATTAAGACAACACCTTATTTGACGGAGTGCCTAAATTGACACTCCCAAAACATGGGTTGATATTTATGCATTTGCGTTCAGACTTGAGCgagtcaaagaaaatcacgGCCATTGGTTGATTCATTGGTTGATTCATATGCATGGGAATGTCAGAACGCCATTATTCCCTTTGAGAATTTCTTTTCCCCAAACTTAAGTTTGGTCTATACGCTGTACCGTACTTGAATGTCACTTGTGGTTATACCTTGGAAAGCGATTCGATTAACTCAAATAGGAGGACCTTAAAACTGAATTACTCATTCAACGCCTTCAAGTCTCCTCGGTTCAGTAACTAAATAACCGGAATTGAGTGTGTGtgcatttgcaaaaagaatGTATCAATCTTACCTTTGAATAAGTGTGCAATTCTCAAGTGGATCCAAGTGGATCTCAGGCCAACACCTCTCGAGAACAAACTTGTGCCCAAAATACTTATTCCATAGAGCTGGCACTTCGACATCTGTCGCGTATGCTCAAAATAGGATTTCCTGCTGATCACATCTTCTTCGCTCCTGTCCCACCAGCCACACCAATTGCGTTCCTTCGGTAACTCACTCATGACTTCGACTTGAGAGGCCAATACGGTGCATTTTCCCCCGGGCAAATCGTGGTGACGAGAACATTGTGCTCACCTGAGCAAATCCCCCCCTGTTCCCTCCCGTATCCCCTCTTTCTCCATCTACTGTATGTATGTGCTCACTTCAATTCAGTTAGCGCTAGTAGCTCCATCCATGAAGGCCGGGCATTCTTCAAGCCATTGATGTTAGGGAAGGCGGACGAAGGAGGCACCGACACCTATGCAGTAAAAGGCCATAACGAGAAAGTCGACAAGTTAATGTTTCTCTGTTTTTGCCCGGGCCTGCTTTCCATTATGAATAGGCGCGTTCTTGACGGAGATCCCAGGCTATTTTGGAGCCAAGATATTGTGCTATGAAAAATTTCTTGGATTCTATGAATAGCATGATTGCTCGGGTATAAGGAATACGAACATCGTAGCAAAGTGTGGACTACGCTCAACGGAATAgtcgccaactctaatttctTGTGGATTTTTAGGATTGTTCAGAGTTGGACATGAAAATTTCAGTACAAAGCACAACATGTGAATGCTCAAATGGAAGATGATCCAATCCAGTTATCTTTGACTGAAAgcatgaaaaacttttttcagtAATTAACGGCAACATTACAAATGGAAATGCTGATCTCGAATTGGTTGATATAAATTACTTCTGTTTTTCCGATTTCATTTATGTCTTTGTCAAATGTTCTGTATATGAACGAAATCAAGGTGGTTTGCCCATCCTGTGCTCAACAAATGTCTGTTTAATACTGAAAAATACTACTTGCAATCAATAATATTCTCTTTTGCGATAGTTGAATAGAAGTGTAGAAAGatacatttttcatattgCCCGCACGATAATTTTCTGGTAGGCCCTCCTTCCCTTTAAAAGTTGTCCCGAGAGTAGGCCTGGGATGAAAAATTAGAGGAGAGCGAGCTTCTTGGCtcgtttgaaattggcaaagagCTACATCTGATGAGGAATTTAAGTTGTCACCACCTGAGGTAATCATGATGTATCTTGACTTTATTATTCCATAAAACGAGTTGGAATCTTGTTGACTGAGTTGTATCACAGATATTGCAAGAGGATATCTTATCAAAACAAAGGATATTTTCTGACAAATACAATCGagtatttttggtcaaattcaatCGCGGACCAGTTCCACGTCATAATTCTCCGTGGTCTCCTTGAGAGCCTCCTCCAGCTCGTCCGCTTTATCCTTTAGAATCTTTCCAGCTTGAGAGCCTTTCTTTCGGATCAAATCCGTTACTGTCCAGCCGAGATCAATGGCGTCCCACACCAAGAATGCTGCACTAACACCCACAATAACTTGACCAGCCAATCTTGTGCTGTTCTGTCCGACCACTTTCCCCGTCTCCAGGAACACGTCTGGACCAATCGGGTTATACTTGATCGTCTCTTTGGCACCTCTGGCCGTGGTCTTGGCCATCGTTGTCGCTGCCACAGACGCTGCCCCAGTAGCACAAGATTTGGCCATGCTCAAATCCGGGGTTGAATTGCAGGCTACCACTCCGGCTGACAATTTCACTTCTTTATTGGACCCGGTAATAGCTGCGTGGACAGACTCCGATAAGAACTTGGAAGAGAGGGTGTTGGATCCACCCACGTGTTTGGACTCGACGGAGAACACTGCTCTGAGGATGGCCATGAGGATGTGATGGTGACCGAGCATTTTCTCGACTAGGTCCATGAGGGAGTTCAAATGAGTAGATCCGCGGTACCTCCGCATTGATTCGATCTGCGACTCGATCTTCAAGGTCAATTCCTTGTCTCTGGTCAGAGCTGTGCCCATTTCGCGAACCTGCAAATGTGATGGATATTATTTATGTTGCATGTGAAAGCCAGAATAAGTTGTTGGCTCTTCTCTTAATACTTCAATATTGCACTGggtgtccatttttttccttcgaaAATTAGATTACTATGTCATTGACAGGTGAGTGCTCAAATAATGAAAGacaattcatgaaaatgaaagatattgagaggctaaaaaatgacatttttatgCTTGTCATGCTGCTATTGTATGAAGGTTCGTTGCATGATTATTACAGAAAGTTCATGCAAATAATGTACTTTTGTGTAGCCTGAGTATTGGTATGATCGACCaacagtttcttttttcgCTGTTTGAAGCCGCAAGCATAGCATTGTTTCCCACCTTGATTAAGTGTACTGTATACAATAGAGTGTCGAGCAAATGCCAAGTTCTAGGAAAGAAGTTCTTCCAACCATTGAACCTTTAGTGAGTAAACCAGAGAGTTGAGCTTGGCTTTTGAAGCTTGACTGGTTCTCCTCATCAACGGAGTTATATGCCAAGACAAGTGGATTACATGTGCTTTTTTCCATTGTTGCTCGGTCAACTTGATCATGGCTACAATCTATGCAGATATCCACACACGAAATGTATCAGAAAATGTACAGGCACGGAAAAAGGCATTTATATTACCTGCTTCGAATTGATGATGCGTTCGATCAAAGaggttccaatatttgtgGCTGCTCCTACGGAACTGGTAGCAATGCCCGCAATGATCAGAGGTGCTGCCAATCCGGCTGTGGTCAAGGTTAGGATTCCCCCAGCTATCGTTAGACTTCCACCCACCACAGAGGCACTGGTGCCCACAGACTTGGTTATCCGACATCTGAAAAACACAaaggctagttagaacaatgaagtccatcgCTCTTCATTctcggtctccttcattgtacaatttgctaccctcaaatattcgcaggGAATGTATAGGCGTTAATCCTGTCGCAGGATTTCAGTCAGAATTCGATGAGTTCTTGACCAAAACTCcggatcaaccctatattcaagggctagccatatctgccaactctaattcgttggtgggtCAGACCACgaacttcaagaaatatggactgtgaacgagctttcCGCCAAATtagcctgctcttggtcatagcaactcaGAGCCagttttcgaattaaagtaataaaataaggaatgtagatctcctcaattaaaggcgaatcattttttatatcatttacttgtaatgTGGCtcgcttcaaagttatgttgtcaacTGAGGCGAAtcattttttatatcatttacttgtaatgTGGCtcgcttcaaagttatgttgtcaacTGATtaaaatcttttattgcgactctcggtcataTCAACtcgtaaaataataaaattgtGTAAGTAAATAGCTTacacaaatatggataaaaaaaataataaaattgtGTAAGTAAATAGCTTacacaaatatggataaaaaaaataaaagaagaaaataaaatggtTAAAACGATAAAACATTCGACTAGTGATATCACAACACAGacgactagaattggttcagtgcacatgaaaaaaagggaagaggtaAGTTACAGATTGTTCAAAGACtggtaggtagaggtaagtgatgaaaatcatGGTTATggcagtagagtggatgggccagattgaacagatcctttgtcaactcccgtcgctgatggtaTTTGGCTAGGAGCCGTACAAAGGTACGTGagcgccaatactccgaagggatgtcgggccaaggacaataaggtgttagcaagtccttgaccgggaaggacaacttgtgtccggacatcacctctggaaaggtcaggttcccaacactctTGGAtactaaccttgccagcctgatggtgaggggctcagtttcgcatagaaagtgcgtccatgcattgttgacATATTGGGGCGCGCAAgggtatcgcttgaggaacttggtgtaggtggcatcggcggatttaagggcggattgggcggagttgggaagccaaaggtgaaggccataaAGGAAAATTAGGTTGATAAAGGTCCAGAAGAGTtaaagaactattggaaggggaagattcttgatgggaagtttATTGcacatgtatccgatcctggccctggccttggttattgcgGACTGGAGGTGATTGGTGAGGGAGAGTTGGGTGGAAAGGGTGAAACTGACATAGTTGATGTACTGGACGCTTTCAATCgaactattgttaatatggaaggaggtgggaggcaggcaacctttatggaaaaccatggccttcgtcttaatggtattgacttgaaggccgttctcttggcagtaaCCATGGAcggcattgatggcatttcgCAATTCCACACTTGAATCatccaagagaaccaggtcgtctacatattgaagatattataCCGAAAAAAGGTTGATcgtggggccttggtgtgtgagggcttcgggtAGGTCGGATacgtaaagattgaaaagaattggcgataggaGATTCCactgcggaaggccaatggaagtcaagtagcagggggatagggtcctcaccagaacgaatggacaTCTaagtcccgcatagatgttggacagcaggacacagatgGAATCGCATTTCGACCCATTCCTACATTTATGCCAAAGGTTGTTTCCTTCTTTTGCCCAAGTCTTATGTCATTGGGAAGATATGGCCCGAAAGTACCTGNATTTTTGTACGTTGACCTCAAGTTTGTTTCATGATGGCAAGTATGTTTGTACTTGGGCATAGTGTCGGAGGGATGTCCCTCGTCCAGCAAGCAAAGCCATCCATCACATTGTAACATTGCGCTAACCACTTCGCCATGTCTCCTCATTTAATGCTTACTTCCAGCActggggtttgaacccactgCACCTTGGGAGGgtattcttgccttgttcacaatgtctcttagaccgctcgccCACCCCAACTTCTTGTTCCTTGGGAAAAAGCCATAAAAACAGAACCTTTCATGTTGCTAATTTGCCAATGCACTTCTGTTCTTGAAATTGGCGAAGTTTGTGTTTGTGTCATGAAAATACCCAACATATGTTTTCCCCTAACAAAAAGCCGCAAAAGTATGTTAGATATGCTTAATGGGTTTCGCATTTCGACCCATTCCTACATTTATGCCAAAGGTTGTTTCCTTCTTTTGCCCAAGTCTTATGTCATTGGGAAGATATGGCCCGAAAGTACCTGTTCTCAATTCTTTGACATTGATTTTGTACGAGGTTCTACTTCGTTATCTACGTGTTACTACAAAACATAATTGCGCTAATTTAGAATGTAATGTATAAGGGTCTACAAATTTGAAGCACTAAAAATACCGATTTGTGTTCAAGTAAACGGGGTTTAATTGCAAACGGggttatttttccaaaaggaagaattatttccattttcttgataTACACAATTTCAACACCGACGAATTCTTTAGCTAgcacttttgcttttctaTATGCGATCAAGGTTCAAGCTTTGGCAACCCCGCAATTTAAAACGTGTCTTTAATTGAATTGCCTCATCTGACAATTCTTATCAATACGTACTTTCAAAAAACGTGCACCTGTTTTGTTCCGACTCCCGCTTGTTAAACCTGGAAACCAGTATTGACCATATCCGTTTCTAGGTATGATTTGGGCGGAGTATCTTAAAATGCAGACCTCAAAATTCCAGGCCATTCATGTCAATCAAAGGCGAAAATTCCCCATGTTCTAAAATAGAgacccatttttttctcgttcaCCCAAGTTTGAAGTACTACTGCAATTCTGAGAATGCAGTTTCTTTTCATGACTAAAATGTGCAAACTATTTGCAACAAAATTTTCGGATTATGCCATTGTTGATCTTGCGTGACACAAAATGTGCCTGTTCTAATGCTCGTGTCAGGTTGCGGATATAGGTACGTATTTGAGGTTATGCTCGTATTGAGGTATTCAATCACCTTCATAAGAATCCACTCACAG from Tigriopus californicus strain San Diego chromosome 3, Tcal_SD_v2.1, whole genome shotgun sequence encodes:
- the LOC131878503 gene encoding probable basic-leucine zipper transcription factor N codes for the protein MVEIVISPPPQQARMTPMALAPANSTLGTSVLKGSSGGQQFIVIPQSLLQQTGINNIFSGTIGNNANKKSVIKLSPKSPTMSPKITSSTPGIQIPQIGIKRPLTSSSPDLSDSNSIYDDEDSNCPVRKRANLDHLSPEEKMMRRKLKNRVAAQNARDKKRVKMDEMEDRINKLQEEKDQLEADNRRLSRLNEQLMSENNALRGSSPTRLSVDGFKDELPPSPESMPRSPLPTTFDSQSDQTIVVSRPSEPAELANALLPKGQGQDTAVDPKQTAVTTAVCLLWTLLAVATTPHLINQASSKHPLTSSQSAKWPPSGTSTTSLSQLPLQTTRTKKPILPLKKRTWSGLKQRLWSPAKT
- the LOC131878499 gene encoding uncharacterized protein LOC131878499 isoform X2 gives rise to the protein MATNPHFTNRDRPTLLPPMPKLRRKPGFELEDREAKPEPEEVTTSRLLMKNECRGSGRKKSNGSLVHSIPKFTQVKPNERLSEVQKVLQNRIRLKQQRKRLEQEQQEIQSFSHHIDQQRQQNSRNPVLLSDRHRIPVSVPGLSGVEIKLVPSSASVASSQSNLPAASLLQNIMSFHEKREERITKPLSRSNESGSKSAGHKRRGRKPAKDEICHFVSSRSSPKAFRPIVPLPQLSEVTITPTLVTRPSANDRTTISREEALDLRKTGRAKSQTPPEILEVDVDPEQMIFEDRQSPLPMMMPPVLSPMDFESLGAPPGYVFEPRSAVFVHPSALHLGLPGLLPHHFPPLGHLRSLPGTTSPSSLPSSQALSITPINSKEFSHLEAMQSMQSVMRYKPNRVFREAGVPLEPHCPQSSSAPPRVKKKKVRPTTSDGSQEVSICKFKFTGGDRPSLEEKKMLSVDSTGNFKYFSGSGERTMRGSESMPMELIHTNSRIITDKFTSLTAEKIALANSEKNSHLVNSSEGHSPHISIG
- the LOC131878499 gene encoding uncharacterized protein LOC131878499 isoform X1, encoding MERSSMATNPHFTNRDRPTLLPPMPKLRRKPGFELEDREAKPEPEEVTTSRLLMKNECRGSGRKKSNGSLVHSIPKFTQVKPNERLSEVQKVLQNRIRLKQQRKRLEQEQQEIQSFSHHIDQQRQQNSRNPVLLSDRHRIPVSVPGLSGVEIKLVPSSASVASSQSNLPAASLLQNIMSFHEKREERITKPLSRSNESGSKSAGHKRRGRKPAKDEICHFVSSRSSPKAFRPIVPLPQLSEVTITPTLVTRPSANDRTTISREEALDLRKTGRAKSQTPPEILEVDVDPEQMIFEDRQSPLPMMMPPVLSPMDFESLGAPPGYVFEPRSAVFVHPSALHLGLPGLLPHHFPPLGHLRSLPGTTSPSSLPSSQALSITPINSKEFSHLEAMQSMQSVMRYKPNRVFREAGVPLEPHCPQSSSAPPRVKKKKVRPTTSDGSQEVSICKFKFTGGDRPSLEEKKMLSVDSTGNFKYFSGSGERTMRGSESMPMELIHTNSRIITDKFTSLTAEKIALANSEKNSHLVNSSEGHSPHISIG
- the LOC131878500 gene encoding uncharacterized protein LOC131878500, giving the protein METDSAIRVPEYSNNNANDEAGKGENHSAGESLPSSKSAPDLPIITTVYHKSKNKRVHYMAQDWPDDMKISKEAFEEYAANIEREDFEDDIRNLSSSLHQLVSARRDTICKLRVSAEYLDSVWVRCRITKSVGTSASVVGGSLTIAGGILTLTTAGLAAPLIIAGIATSSVGAATNIGTSLIERIINSKQVREMGTALTRDKELTLKIESQIESMRRYRGSTHLNSLMDLVEKMLGHHHILMAILRAVFSVESKHVGGSNTLSSKFLSESVHAAITGSNKEVKLSAGVVACNSTPDLSMAKSCATGAASVAATTMAKTTARGAKETIKYNPIGPDVFLETGKVVGQNSTRLAGQVIVGVSAAFLVWDAIDLGWTVTDLIRKKGSQAGKILKDKADELEEALKETTENYDVELVRD